One window from the genome of Prochlorococcus marinus CUG1438 encodes:
- a CDS encoding apocytochrome f, translated as MKGFKNQIMKKTSLLICTLLFISSIVFYPKSTFAYPFWAQQNYESPREATGKIVCANCHLAQMPTIAEVPQSVGADSVFKAVVKIPYKNDLKEIGADGSEVPLQVGAVVMLPDGFKLAPQERWTEEIKEETEGVYFTNYSEEKDNIIIVGPLPGDTNKEIVFPVLSPDPSTNKEYHYGKYSLHIGGNRGRGQVYPTGDKSNNVVFTSPTSGTINSIDTIEDGSYEVNIENENGEITTEAVPVGPQLIVKAQDKINAGDPLTNDPNVGGFGQLDAEVVLQSPYRVIGLIAFFIGVGLTQILLVLKKKQVEKVQAAEGI; from the coding sequence ATGAAAGGTTTTAAAAATCAAATCATGAAAAAAACAAGTTTATTGATCTGTACTCTGCTTTTTATTTCCAGCATTGTATTTTATCCTAAGTCAACTTTTGCTTATCCATTCTGGGCTCAGCAAAACTATGAATCCCCAAGAGAAGCCACAGGAAAGATAGTCTGTGCAAATTGTCATCTAGCTCAGATGCCTACCATTGCAGAGGTACCTCAATCTGTTGGTGCAGATAGTGTTTTCAAAGCTGTAGTTAAAATACCCTACAAAAATGACTTAAAAGAGATCGGCGCTGATGGTTCTGAAGTTCCATTACAAGTTGGTGCTGTTGTAATGTTGCCTGATGGCTTTAAACTTGCTCCTCAAGAAAGATGGACCGAAGAAATCAAAGAGGAGACAGAAGGGGTATATTTCACTAATTACAGTGAAGAGAAAGATAATATCATCATTGTTGGACCTTTACCCGGGGATACCAATAAAGAAATAGTTTTTCCTGTACTTTCCCCTGATCCATCCACTAATAAAGAGTATCACTATGGGAAATACTCCTTACATATCGGAGGAAATAGAGGTAGAGGTCAGGTATACCCAACTGGAGACAAAAGCAATAATGTAGTTTTCACCTCTCCAACCTCAGGAACTATTAATTCAATAGACACAATTGAAGATGGTAGCTATGAGGTCAACATAGAAAATGAGAATGGTGAGATAACTACTGAAGCAGTACCTGTTGGTCCTCAACTTATAGTAAAAGCACAAGACAAAATTAACGCAGGTGACCCGCTTACTAATGATCCAAATGTTGGCGGCTTTGGACAATTAGATGCTGAGGTTGTACTTCAGAGTCCATACAGAGTAATTGGATTAATTGCATTTTTTATTGGTGTTGGTCTAACTCAAATCCTTTTAGTGTTAAAGAAAAAACAGGTAGAAAAAGTTCAGGCAGCAGAGGGGATCTAA
- the lgt gene encoding prolipoprotein diacylglyceryl transferase → MLIFQAFIQSPGETFLNLGFTTIKWYGLLISISVLIGILISKKLAKLRNINPEYISEILPSLIIFSVIGARAYYVIFEWRQYSGENFFTSLELFNKTVRIPSFLAVWEGGIAIHGGLIGALLAVIFFCNSKKIHLKTFLDILIPSIILGQSIGRWGNFFNNEAFGVPTNLPWKLFIPIQNRPLEFINYKYFHPTFLYESLWNLLIFIILITIFNKQNKM, encoded by the coding sequence ATGCTTATATTTCAAGCTTTTATACAATCTCCTGGAGAAACATTTTTAAATTTAGGATTTACAACCATTAAATGGTACGGATTACTTATTTCTATTTCAGTTTTAATCGGCATATTAATTTCTAAAAAACTTGCAAAGTTAAGGAATATTAACCCCGAATACATAAGCGAAATACTACCATCACTAATAATTTTTTCAGTAATAGGAGCAAGAGCTTATTACGTAATTTTTGAGTGGAGACAATATAGTGGAGAGAACTTTTTTACTTCTTTAGAGCTATTCAACAAAACAGTTCGAATACCATCTTTTCTAGCCGTCTGGGAAGGAGGCATAGCAATCCACGGAGGTCTAATTGGAGCATTATTAGCTGTTATATTTTTTTGCAATTCAAAAAAAATTCATTTAAAAACTTTTTTGGATATATTGATTCCCTCAATTATTCTTGGACAATCTATTGGAAGGTGGGGAAATTTTTTCAATAATGAAGCCTTTGGTGTTCCAACAAATCTGCCTTGGAAATTATTTATCCCCATCCAAAATAGGCCTTTAGAATTTATTAATTACAAATATTTTCATCCTACTTTTCTCTATGAGTCATTATGGAATCTTTTAATTTTCATAATCCTTATTACTATTTTTAATAAACAAAATAAAATGG
- a CDS encoding DUF3067 family protein yields the protein MNPLLVDEVIHYLMHRWKKKYDFRLFRRGNFVYFQMMWGFLGQESFPLSEDEYKKSIADKIEILNRCGYSEEVREWLKRTNAKPRLGRAVSLQLNVNEKMKEFLT from the coding sequence ATGAACCCATTACTAGTAGATGAAGTGATTCATTATTTGATGCATCGCTGGAAAAAAAAATATGACTTTAGGCTTTTTAGAAGAGGAAATTTTGTCTATTTTCAAATGATGTGGGGATTTCTTGGGCAGGAATCATTTCCTTTAAGTGAGGATGAATATAAAAAATCGATAGCTGATAAAATTGAGATTTTAAATAGATGTGGATATTCAGAGGAAGTAAGGGAATGGCTTAAAAGAACTAACGCTAAACCAAGGCTGGGTAGAGCTGTGAGCTTGCAATTAAATGTTAATGAGAAGATGAAAGAGTTTTTGACTTAA
- a CDS encoding cytochrome b6-f complex iron-sulfur subunit, with product MTQLSSNDVPSMGRRQFMNLLTFGTATGVALGALYPVANYFMPLRAGGGGGGTSAKDELGNPITKTGWLATHQAGDRSLVQGLKGDPTYLIVNEGGEIGEFGLNAICTHLGCVVPWDSGANKFICPCHGSQYDTNGKVVRGPAPLSLALAHVDIEDDAVLVKQWSEIDFRTNENPWWA from the coding sequence ATGACTCAATTAAGTTCCAATGATGTCCCTTCAATGGGCCGAAGGCAATTTATGAATCTTCTTACATTTGGTACTGCAACTGGTGTAGCTTTAGGCGCCCTTTACCCCGTAGCAAATTATTTCATGCCTCTAAGAGCAGGAGGAGGTGGTGGTGGAACTTCTGCTAAAGATGAATTAGGTAATCCAATAACTAAGACAGGTTGGTTAGCTACCCATCAAGCAGGTGACAGAAGTCTAGTGCAGGGTCTTAAAGGAGACCCAACTTATTTAATAGTTAATGAGGGTGGAGAGATAGGAGAATTTGGTTTAAATGCAATTTGTACCCATTTAGGGTGCGTTGTCCCATGGGATAGTGGTGCCAATAAATTTATATGCCCTTGTCATGGCAGTCAGTACGATACAAATGGGAAAGTAGTCAGAGGGCCTGCTCCTTTATCCTTGGCCCTGGCTCATGTCGATATTGAAGATGATGCTGTACTGGTCAAACAATGGTCAGAAATTGACTTTAGAACTAATGAAAATCCATGGTGGGCATAA